Below is a genomic region from Deltaproteobacteria bacterium.
TGTAAATCTCATAAGGGATAATAAATCCTGCAGTAAAACTAATCAGGAGAGGGTTCCAGAGCACCCTGGGCCAGTTCAATTTGTAATGCCACCGGTGAGTTGCCAGACAGGCTAAAATGCCGATCGGGAAGAAAAAAAGAGAAGTTTCTTTCACGGTTCCAATGACGGCAACAAACAGGCCTGCCAACAAGCTCCAGAAGATGCTTTGTCGTTCCAGGGCATAAGATAAGGAGAGACAAAAAAGGGCTGCTGGCAGAAGGACGACCGGATAAGGTGAAGCGAATTTTGACCACATGACAAACGGGTAATTGATGGCAGCCAAGAGGCCGAACAAAAGAATAAAAGTTGCAGAGGTCCTTTTCCAGAGAAAGGCGAGGAGAAGAAAGAAAGAAATCATGACCGCTGTGACCGAGGCAAGACGTGCCGAAAAAAGGTTGGGATCAAAAAGATTAAAAAATGCAGCAACCCACTGTTGGTACCCTCTAATGGTCCAGCCGAGATAATAGGTTCCGGGAAGCTGCCATTCTCCAAGGCGAACCTTGTGAAAGGCGCTTAACTGATACCCACCCTCATCGAGGAGAAAGGCGCCTGTTGGGCCCAAATCATTATAAGGGAGATCGTCTGAGAGTCGGTAAATTCTGAGGCCGAAAGCCAACAAGACGATGCCGGCCAAAACAATGATCTGTAGTTTTTTAGACACGATATTCTTTAAAAATAGAAATTATTCGAAAAGAGAAAAGTGAAGCCAACCACGTTTATGGAGGAAATATTTCAGTGTGACCATCAATATGTTCAAACCATAGACAACGCTTCTCTTGAAGCTAACGGAAGAGGAATCCTTTGCATAGCGGGTGATGACCGGGATCTCATGGATCTTGAATCCCTTCATCATCAGTTGGGCAATGATCTCGTTATCAAAAATAAAGTCATCTGAATTGGCCTGAAAATTGATCGCCTCAAGGGCCTTCCGATGAAACGCACGGTACCCCGTGTGAAATTCCGAGTAATGGGTTCCGAAGACAAAATTCTGTATAGCGGTCAGGGATTTATTAAAAATAAATTTATAGAGAGGCATTCCTCCCTTGAGAGGGTCACCCAACATACGGGAGGCGAACACGACCTTCGC
It encodes:
- a CDS encoding glycosyltransferase family 2 protein; this translates as MSEALKKQIFPEPIPQKKSKVCVVMPAYNAASTLVRTYRAIPPGSVDEMLLVDDASYDDTVEIAKLLGIRTIVHEKNKGYGGNQKTCYTDALRQGMDIIVMLHPDYQYDPAIVPELVRPIAEGKAKVVFASRMLGDPLKGGMPLYKFIFNKSLTAIQNFVFGTHYSEFHTGYRAFHRKALEAINFQANSDDFIFDNEIIAQLMMKGFKIHEIPVITRYAKDSSSVSFKRSVVYGLNILMVTLKYFLHKRGWLHFSLFE